From a region of the Paenibacillus segetis genome:
- a CDS encoding cysteine desulfurase family protein — protein MIYFDHAATSPPLEDVTRTMAEVMAQHYGNPSSLHRLGDESGKLLKKAREVCADALKVKPSEIVFTSGATESNNLALKGAAWQYINRGKHIVTTTIEHPSVFECCEQLQGLGWEVTYLPVNASGQVTVKQVSDAIREDTIVVSVMHVNNEIGTVQPIAEIGAMLKNNYPRVLFHVDGVQGFGKIPLSISDCGIDLYSLSAHKWRGPKGVGLLYVRDGLVLSPLMAGGGQEGGLRPGTENVPSIVGMAKAIRLASENVTAKSQEMSRLKEILVHGIQDLPQLVLNSGRDGAPHIVHFSYPGMKAEVILHMLEEEGFIVSTQSACSSKYLEPSRILLAMGKDAATASSGIRVSLGSEHTEDHINKLLNSLTKIINKLQKLKGEPS, from the coding sequence GTGATTTATTTTGATCATGCAGCAACATCTCCTCCTCTTGAGGACGTAACTCGAACGATGGCTGAGGTTATGGCCCAGCATTATGGTAATCCATCTTCGCTGCATCGTTTGGGAGATGAAAGTGGGAAATTGTTAAAAAAAGCACGTGAAGTTTGCGCTGATGCACTGAAGGTGAAGCCTAGCGAAATCGTCTTCACTTCAGGGGCTACGGAGAGTAACAATCTTGCGCTGAAAGGTGCTGCATGGCAGTATATAAACCGAGGAAAGCATATCGTAACAACCACGATCGAACATCCTTCTGTTTTTGAATGTTGCGAACAGCTTCAAGGTCTAGGTTGGGAGGTTACCTATCTACCTGTAAACGCGTCTGGGCAAGTGACTGTGAAACAGGTTTCCGATGCGATCCGTGAAGATACGATTGTGGTATCCGTGATGCATGTAAATAATGAAATAGGTACAGTTCAGCCTATCGCTGAAATTGGTGCAATGCTGAAGAACAATTATCCACGTGTACTGTTCCATGTCGATGGTGTACAAGGATTTGGTAAGATCCCGCTGTCTATATCGGATTGTGGAATTGATCTATATAGCCTGTCAGCTCATAAATGGAGAGGACCTAAGGGCGTAGGACTATTATATGTTCGGGACGGTTTAGTCTTATCCCCTCTTATGGCAGGGGGAGGTCAAGAAGGGGGGCTTCGCCCTGGTACGGAGAATGTTCCGAGTATCGTGGGAATGGCTAAGGCCATCAGACTTGCGAGTGAGAATGTTACAGCGAAGTCCCAAGAAATGTCCAGACTTAAGGAAATTCTGGTCCACGGTATTCAGGATTTACCCCAGCTGGTTTTGAACTCAGGAAGAGATGGTGCCCCACATATTGTTCATTTCTCTTATCCTGGAATGAAGGCTGAGGTTATACTGCATATGCTGGAAGAGGAAGGGTTCATTGTATCCACTCAATCTGCCTGCTCCTCCAAGTACTTAGAGCCAAGCCGCATTCTGCTTGCCATGGGTAAGGATGCAGCTACGGCCTCTTCGGGCATTCGTGTCAGTCTTGGTTCAGAGCATACAGAAGACCACATCAACAAGCTGCTGAATTCGCTGACCAAGATAATTAATAAATTGCAGAAATTGAAAGGGGAACCTTCATAA
- a CDS encoding lytic transglycosylase domain-containing protein — protein sequence MQIDSRTMGQLIKSQMTNNIDLQGTPVGTQTSNKGDSLFDILLKELMISEGKNADALQNRAEQNGQTSAGLDLSDLISGEMWQTLQSIEENGLSNEISSVLNSFSISNGASTSRSTGAGKEIDELISQASRSYGVSESLIKAVIETESSFNASTVSSAGAKGLMQLMDGTARGLGVSDSFDPAQNIDGGTRYLSYQLQRFNGNEKTALAAYNAGPGRIQRLGISNDQQLMDKLDLLPLETQNYIRKIETARSKYES from the coding sequence ATGCAAATAGATTCACGTACAATGGGGCAACTGATTAAATCACAAATGACGAATAATATCGACTTACAAGGAACCCCAGTTGGTACGCAGACCAGCAATAAGGGAGATTCACTATTTGATATATTGCTGAAAGAGCTGATGATCTCTGAAGGTAAAAATGCCGATGCTTTACAAAATAGAGCAGAGCAGAATGGTCAAACTTCAGCAGGTTTGGACTTATCTGATTTGATCAGTGGAGAGATGTGGCAGACACTTCAGTCCATTGAGGAAAATGGTTTGAGTAACGAGATATCCAGTGTCCTGAATTCATTCTCAATCTCAAATGGAGCTTCAACATCGAGATCTACAGGTGCTGGGAAGGAAATCGATGAACTGATATCTCAGGCTAGTCGGTCATACGGTGTATCGGAAAGCTTAATTAAAGCGGTCATTGAGACGGAATCATCATTTAATGCCTCAACGGTATCTTCTGCAGGTGCGAAGGGCTTGATGCAGCTGATGGATGGTACAGCAAGGGGCCTCGGAGTGAGCGATTCATTTGATCCTGCTCAGAACATTGATGGGGGAACTCGTTATTTATCTTATCAACTTCAACGTTTCAACGGAAATGAGAAGACAGCCCTTGCTGCATACAATGCAGGACCGGGACGAATACAACGACTTGGTATTAGTAATGATCAGCAATTAATGGACAAGTTGGATTTGTTACCCCTAGAGACGCAAAATTATATTCGGAAGATTGAAACTGCCCGTTCCAAATATGAGAGTTAA
- a CDS encoding DUF5353 domain-containing protein, with protein sequence MSDHKHNHSKGSYNPKNFSPAAKSGNKQRTDYPRKSHQEEYSAEVVPREVLRGNNTREERHDRSDDTVDSDVMDSSMGTTVGYIGIGLGILSLFMWSIVLGPIAAIMGFYAYSQDRKTTGAWAMGLGVLATLSYFILIPLMR encoded by the coding sequence ATGTCTGATCATAAACACAATCATTCGAAAGGCAGTTATAACCCGAAGAATTTTTCTCCGGCAGCAAAAAGTGGAAATAAACAACGTACGGATTATCCGCGTAAATCTCATCAGGAGGAATATTCTGCTGAGGTTGTTCCTAGAGAAGTCCTTAGAGGAAATAATACGCGGGAAGAACGCCATGATCGAAGTGATGATACCGTAGATAGTGATGTTATGGATAGTTCAATGGGAACTACGGTGGGTTACATCGGCATTGGGCTGGGTATCCTGTCACTGTTTATGTGGTCCATTGTTTTAGGTCCGATTGCAGCGATCATGGGGTTTTATGCTTATAGCCAAGATAGAAAAACGACAGGTGCATGGGCGATGGGCTTAGGTGTGCTAGCGACATTAAGTTATTTTATCCTCATCCCATTGATGCGTTAG
- a CDS encoding DUF1540 domain-containing protein, producing the protein MPNGNKPIVKCSVSNCTYWGEHNLCQADAIMIDIDQHANKQYNAEFAGESFDSDHQDKAGTSSATCCHTFRPKSS; encoded by the coding sequence ATGCCAAATGGGAATAAACCCATTGTCAAATGTAGTGTATCGAATTGCACCTATTGGGGAGAACACAATCTCTGTCAAGCCGATGCAATCATGATCGACATTGATCAACATGCAAACAAGCAATACAATGCAGAATTTGCTGGGGAATCCTTTGATAGCGATCATCAGGACAAGGCGGGTACGTCATCTGCAACATGCTGTCACACATTTAGGCCGAAATCATCGTAA
- a CDS encoding YpuI family protein, with amino-acid sequence MPEANIQQLCQNASNKLKIIVQRIESFLNHYSLPQLIEGHDEEANTFYQGFLADLRHLLVFSEVSYEKLGIVLRRGTFDTNSAEKALYHVYHDCVNHFFYPKHESYSEDGRYAYTGQDSIRFRKKPVRPARDVVLDLTSIFEELRDELTYYESDYLTQIRMQRMNS; translated from the coding sequence ATGCCAGAAGCCAATATCCAGCAACTGTGTCAGAATGCAAGCAATAAGCTAAAGATCATTGTGCAAAGGATTGAATCTTTTTTGAACCATTACTCGCTGCCCCAGCTAATTGAGGGTCATGATGAGGAAGCGAACACCTTTTATCAAGGATTCTTGGCTGACCTTCGCCATTTGCTTGTATTCTCCGAAGTCAGTTACGAAAAGCTGGGCATCGTGCTAAGACGAGGTACATTTGATACGAATAGCGCTGAAAAGGCGTTGTATCATGTGTATCACGACTGCGTGAACCATTTCTTTTATCCGAAACATGAAAGTTACTCTGAAGATGGTCGTTATGCTTATACTGGTCAGGATTCCATAAGATTCCGTAAGAAACCTGTTCGTCCTGCACGGGATGTTGTACTGGATCTTACATCCATATTCGAAGAGCTGCGCGACGAATTAACATATTATGAAAGTGATTATTTAACGCAAATTCGGATGCAACGTATGAATTCTTAG
- a CDS encoding S8 family peptidase: protein MKWRNWVALGLTGAAAVAVISFFPSTPSSTPQQNASYTSKSNNSKSPVPSPAQEQQLKQSMLKRDVIATERLSRLDAKGHLRSLAIELGNMSAQQQKSFISNMQKDHKHFQSIFWVDIPSGKEQQFRRPQFKTTALEQKQLGTYISFARKALTQSKSYESPSFPEDDPKYFVAAEPTSNHKHGVIAVMDATILNRVKDHQNKNLRLIPYPKEGKYKVESIHADTLRDMTVKTGHDNENASHYYENEIVVVFEQNPSAHEMKQIESEINCKPPRRIANTYIFQSKDKSMEQMKQYFTAKWKPKYIEPHYLYMTNETDVLNDGTVEIPNDVLFEEYQWNLPIIETNRGWNLTKGNNDVIVAVVDTGVDLNHPDLQGRLLPGYNAVAPDDKPMDDVGHGTHVAGIISANVNNHEGIAGMMWGGKILPVKALDSSGSGTSYSVAEGIIWAADHGAQVINLSLGNYADANFLHEAIKYAYDRDIVIVAATGNDNTERPGYPAAYPEVLSVSATDTNLGRASFSNYGDYIDVMAPGESIASTYPDNQYAALSGTSMASPHVAALAALIRSINPTLKNTEVMDIIRNNVIDLGEKGRDKYFGYGQIDVYSALQAAGGAGSPLQFWPQFYQRKINKILEGR, encoded by the coding sequence ATGAAGTGGCGAAACTGGGTCGCTTTAGGATTAACGGGAGCTGCAGCCGTAGCAGTCATCTCATTTTTCCCCTCTACACCAAGTAGCACTCCTCAACAGAATGCCAGCTACACGAGTAAAAGTAATAATAGTAAATCACCTGTTCCGAGTCCGGCTCAAGAGCAACAACTAAAACAAAGCATGCTTAAACGAGATGTAATCGCAACCGAACGTCTGTCACGTCTGGATGCCAAAGGACATCTACGTTCACTTGCAATAGAGTTAGGAAACATGTCAGCCCAACAGCAAAAATCATTTATAAGTAACATGCAAAAGGATCATAAGCATTTCCAATCCATCTTTTGGGTTGATATTCCCAGTGGCAAAGAGCAACAATTCCGTCGACCACAATTTAAAACTACTGCGCTAGAGCAGAAACAACTAGGAACTTATATAAGCTTTGCCCGTAAAGCATTAACCCAATCTAAGTCATATGAATCTCCTTCTTTTCCCGAAGACGACCCGAAATATTTTGTTGCAGCGGAGCCAACAAGCAATCACAAACATGGAGTCATTGCGGTAATGGATGCGACGATTCTCAATCGGGTAAAAGATCATCAGAATAAGAACCTTCGGCTGATCCCATATCCCAAAGAAGGAAAGTACAAGGTGGAGTCGATACACGCTGATACGCTACGTGATATGACAGTTAAGACAGGCCATGACAATGAAAATGCCAGTCATTATTATGAGAATGAGATTGTAGTGGTCTTTGAACAAAATCCATCTGCTCATGAAATGAAGCAAATTGAATCCGAAATTAATTGTAAACCTCCACGCAGAATAGCCAACACCTATATTTTTCAATCTAAGGACAAAAGCATGGAGCAAATGAAACAATATTTCACAGCTAAATGGAAACCTAAATATATTGAACCTCATTATTTGTACATGACCAATGAAACGGATGTTCTTAATGATGGGACAGTGGAGATACCCAATGATGTATTATTCGAGGAATACCAGTGGAATCTACCGATTATCGAGACGAACCGTGGCTGGAACCTGACCAAAGGCAATAATGATGTGATTGTTGCTGTAGTGGATACCGGAGTCGATCTGAATCACCCTGACCTTCAAGGTCGACTTCTACCAGGTTATAATGCGGTCGCACCAGATGATAAACCGATGGATGATGTGGGACACGGTACCCATGTAGCGGGTATCATTTCTGCGAACGTTAATAATCATGAGGGTATTGCCGGAATGATGTGGGGCGGTAAAATTCTACCCGTAAAAGCGCTAGATAGCTCCGGATCGGGGACAAGCTATTCCGTTGCCGAAGGGATCATATGGGCTGCTGACCATGGGGCTCAGGTTATTAACCTAAGCCTAGGAAATTACGCAGATGCAAACTTCCTTCATGAAGCGATTAAGTATGCTTATGATCGGGATATCGTCATTGTAGCTGCCACTGGCAACGATAATACGGAACGTCCAGGATATCCAGCGGCTTACCCAGAAGTGCTATCTGTATCTGCTACAGATACCAATCTCGGTAGAGCTTCATTCTCCAATTATGGCGATTACATTGATGTGATGGCTCCAGGTGAAAGTATCGCTAGTACCTATCCAGATAATCAATATGCCGCATTGTCTGGAACATCCATGGCCAGCCCTCATGTAGCAGCACTTGCCGCGTTGATTCGCTCCATCAACCCGACCCTAAAAAACACGGAAGTCATGGACATCATCCGCAATAATGTCATTGATCTCGGAGAGAAGGGGCGAGACAAATATTTCGGATATGGGCAAATAGATGTCTATTCGGCGCTACAAGCCGCAGGCGGTGCAGGTTCTCCCCTACAGTTCTGGCCGCAATTTTATCAGCGCAAAATAAACAAAATTCTAGAAGGGCGTTGA